In a genomic window of uncultured Sphaerochaeta sp.:
- a CDS encoding cyclic nucleotide-binding domain-containing protein, translated as MPMKSDAGNTVLEVAKGTIIYEQGAPCSTMFLLRSGTVGLYLNYHTPQQFQLFEISRPGSSLGEMGLFEKEPRNATAVALSDCTLVEISQANFPAFIEAHPDETKQMILDLSQRFKMAIVEVKNNQQIIAECLEALKEAQANKKDTLKERIRKISDYLLDIPQDVPPELYLSFNSRFHGTMF; from the coding sequence ATGCCGATGAAAAGTGATGCAGGAAACACTGTGCTGGAAGTTGCCAAAGGAACGATCATCTATGAGCAAGGCGCTCCCTGTTCCACCATGTTCCTCCTTCGCAGCGGGACAGTTGGGTTGTATCTGAATTACCATACGCCCCAGCAGTTCCAGCTATTCGAGATCTCCCGTCCCGGGTCAAGCCTGGGGGAGATGGGGCTGTTTGAGAAAGAACCGCGCAATGCAACTGCCGTCGCACTCAGCGACTGCACTCTTGTCGAGATTTCCCAGGCGAATTTCCCCGCCTTCATCGAGGCCCATCCCGATGAGACGAAGCAGATGATCCTTGATTTGAGCCAGCGCTTCAAGATGGCCATTGTGGAGGTCAAGAACAACCAGCAGATCATTGCAGAGTGCCTTGAAGCCCTCAAGGAAGCACAGGCGAACAAGAAGGATACGCTGAAGGAACGCATCAGGAAGATCAGCGATTACCTGTTGGACATCCCCCAGGATGTCCCCCCTGAACTCTATTTGAGTTTCAATTCGCGTTTCCACGGAACAATGTTCTAG
- a CDS encoding phosphoenolpyruvate carboxykinase (GTP) — MTKFEAILKEKMSAESLAKLMALQNEHVLNFVGTFAEHCDPKSIYVCDDSEKDTQYVRDRALALGEEFTLANSKQTIHWDGYGDQARDKKNTRFMVYKENMAKMSTLNSVEYEQGYEEIMGISKGIMKGKDAVVLFYSEGPTESPFTIPCVQFTDSWYVAHSENILYRTAYSHFLKMKDAEKADFFRFIHSAGPLDENNCSKDLENRRIYMDTQNNIVYSMNDQYAGNSVGLKKHSMRLAISKSGKEGWLCEHMFVMAALDMEKNRKTYFCGAYPSACGKTSTAMIPGEQIVGDDIAYFRNIDGEFRAVNVEFGMFGIIKDVNAQDDPVIFKNLMMNQEVIFSNVLRGKDNKPYWLGMGVEAPEEGHNHFGEWKKGVKDETGKEVGVAHGNARYTMRLDYLDNIDKKGFEAKDGVKVDGVLYGGRDSDITVPVEESPNWKDGILIKAATLESETTSATLGKEGVRTPSPMANMDFVSYPLGTYTMNNIKFGESVKQTPRIFSNNYFMRDEQGHFMTSKLAKKVWLHWADGRIHNEYEAYDTPTGKIPHYEDLKVLFKKHLDEEFSKEKYDYLFTFRCTKWIEKLERTKAYYQKMDPNTPKEIFDYWDATIARIAKARDTYGDLILPGTYKG, encoded by the coding sequence ATGACAAAGTTTGAAGCCATTCTCAAAGAGAAAATGAGTGCAGAAAGCCTCGCTAAACTCATGGCCTTGCAGAACGAACATGTACTGAATTTCGTAGGAACATTTGCTGAGCACTGTGATCCGAAGAGCATCTACGTATGTGATGACAGTGAAAAAGATACCCAGTATGTCAGAGACAGGGCCTTGGCCTTGGGAGAGGAATTCACCCTTGCCAACTCCAAGCAGACAATTCACTGGGACGGCTATGGCGACCAGGCCCGTGACAAGAAGAACACCCGCTTCATGGTCTACAAGGAAAACATGGCAAAAATGTCCACCCTCAACAGCGTGGAATATGAGCAGGGCTATGAGGAGATCATGGGCATCTCCAAGGGCATCATGAAAGGGAAAGACGCAGTGGTCCTCTTCTACTCGGAAGGCCCAACCGAAAGCCCCTTTACCATCCCCTGTGTCCAGTTCACCGACAGCTGGTATGTCGCTCACTCCGAGAACATCCTCTATCGCACCGCTTACAGCCATTTTCTGAAGATGAAGGACGCCGAGAAGGCTGACTTCTTCCGCTTCATCCACTCTGCAGGCCCCCTCGATGAGAACAACTGCTCCAAGGACCTTGAGAATCGCAGGATTTACATGGATACCCAGAACAACATCGTGTACTCCATGAACGACCAGTATGCAGGAAACTCCGTGGGATTGAAGAAGCACTCCATGCGCCTTGCAATAAGCAAGTCCGGCAAGGAAGGCTGGCTGTGCGAGCATATGTTCGTAATGGCAGCCCTGGATATGGAAAAGAACCGCAAGACCTATTTCTGCGGCGCCTACCCCTCCGCCTGCGGCAAGACCTCCACCGCCATGATCCCCGGCGAACAGATTGTTGGTGACGACATCGCCTATTTCAGAAACATTGACGGCGAATTCCGTGCAGTCAATGTTGAGTTCGGTATGTTCGGCATCATCAAGGACGTCAATGCCCAGGACGACCCGGTCATCTTCAAGAACCTGATGATGAACCAGGAAGTCATCTTCTCGAACGTCCTGCGCGGAAAGGACAACAAGCCGTACTGGCTGGGTATGGGTGTTGAGGCTCCTGAGGAAGGACACAATCATTTCGGCGAGTGGAAGAAGGGCGTCAAGGATGAAACCGGCAAGGAAGTCGGCGTTGCCCATGGCAATGCACGCTACACCATGCGTCTGGACTACCTGGACAACATTGACAAAAAGGGCTTTGAGGCAAAGGACGGCGTCAAGGTTGACGGGGTCCTCTATGGCGGACGCGACAGTGACATCACCGTACCTGTTGAGGAATCCCCGAACTGGAAGGATGGCATCCTGATCAAGGCCGCAACCCTTGAGTCCGAGACCACCAGCGCAACCTTGGGCAAGGAAGGCGTACGCACCCCCAGTCCCATGGCCAACATGGACTTCGTCTCCTATCCTCTCGGCACCTACACGATGAACAACATCAAGTTCGGCGAGTCGGTGAAACAAACCCCGAGGATTTTCAGCAACAACTACTTCATGCGCGATGAGCAGGGGCACTTCATGACCAGCAAGCTCGCCAAGAAGGTGTGGCTGCACTGGGCGGATGGACGCATCCACAATGAGTATGAGGCATATGACACCCCGACCGGAAAGATTCCCCACTATGAGGATCTGAAGGTCCTGTTCAAGAAACACCTTGATGAGGAGTTCTCCAAGGAGAAGTACGACTACCTGTTCACCTTCCGCTGCACCAAGTGGATCGAGAAGCTGGAGAGGACGAAGGCATACTACCAGAAGATGGATCCGAACACTCCCAAGGAGATTTTCGACTACTGGGATGCCACCATCGCAAGGATTGCCAAAGCCAGGGACACCTATGGGGACCTGATTCTCCCCGGGACCTACAAAGGCTGA
- a CDS encoding phosphoenolpyruvate carboxykinase (GTP), with product MNVNDIKHAGLKKWILDFAELTTPDAIVIADGSSAQYDELVAQQVAGGYAVRLNPEKNPGSIAYNSDPSDVARVENRTYIAAKSKEAAGPTNNWIDPVALKETMTGLYRGCMKGRTLYVIPFSMGPIGSPIAKIGVELTDSAYVVINMMIMTRVGLKVLDVLGAEGEYVPCYHSVGKPLAEGENDNGKWPCAPLEDKYISHFPETREIWSYGSGYGGNALLGKKCLALRIASVLAHDEGWLAEHMLILKISNPEGKSIFVTGAFPSACGKTNLAMLVPTLPGWKVETVGDDIAWMKFGADGRLYAINPEAGFFGVAPGTSNDSNYNAMVSASKNSIFTNCALTEDNDVWWEGIGYDAPGTLIDWHGNEWVQDKGNKEQKPAAHPNARFTAPASQCPSIASEWEDPKGVPISAILFGGRRPKTIPLVHQSRDWNHGVFLGSIVGSEITAAALDLKVGTIRRDPFAMLPFCGYNMGEYFQHWINVGKAAPDADKLPKIFYVNWFRKTDEGKWLWPGFGENSRVLKWVFEACEGTAKTMETPIGIMPTPDALDRPEGVTEEDMKELLAVDVEGWLKEVADIRANHYPKFGDKLPKELATFLDQLEANLKAAL from the coding sequence ATGAACGTCAATGACATCAAACATGCTGGGCTCAAGAAGTGGATTTTGGATTTTGCTGAGCTGACGACCCCTGATGCGATCGTAATTGCTGACGGATCTTCCGCACAGTACGATGAGCTGGTTGCCCAGCAGGTTGCCGGAGGCTACGCTGTCCGGTTGAACCCCGAGAAGAATCCCGGTAGTATCGCCTACAATTCCGACCCCTCCGACGTTGCACGCGTCGAGAACAGAACCTACATTGCTGCCAAGTCCAAGGAAGCTGCAGGTCCGACCAACAACTGGATTGATCCCGTCGCTCTCAAAGAGACTATGACAGGCCTGTACCGTGGTTGCATGAAGGGCCGCACCCTGTATGTCATTCCGTTCTCCATGGGCCCGATCGGCAGTCCCATCGCCAAGATTGGTGTTGAGCTTACCGACAGTGCATACGTTGTGATCAACATGATGATCATGACCCGTGTAGGCCTGAAGGTCCTCGATGTCCTTGGAGCCGAAGGCGAATATGTACCTTGTTACCACAGCGTCGGCAAGCCCCTCGCTGAAGGTGAGAACGACAACGGCAAGTGGCCCTGCGCTCCGCTTGAGGACAAGTACATCTCCCACTTCCCTGAGACCCGCGAGATCTGGTCCTATGGTTCCGGCTACGGCGGGAACGCCCTGCTTGGAAAGAAGTGCCTGGCCCTGCGCATTGCATCCGTGCTTGCTCACGACGAAGGCTGGCTTGCTGAGCACATGCTCATCCTCAAGATTTCCAACCCCGAAGGCAAGAGCATCTTCGTTACCGGTGCATTCCCGTCCGCTTGCGGCAAGACCAACCTGGCCATGCTTGTTCCGACGCTCCCCGGCTGGAAGGTCGAGACCGTTGGTGATGACATCGCTTGGATGAAGTTTGGTGCTGACGGCCGTCTCTATGCCATCAACCCGGAAGCTGGTTTCTTCGGTGTTGCCCCCGGTACCTCCAACGATTCCAACTACAATGCCATGGTCAGTGCTTCCAAGAACAGCATTTTCACCAACTGTGCCCTCACCGAGGACAATGATGTATGGTGGGAAGGCATCGGCTATGATGCTCCCGGCACCCTGATCGACTGGCACGGCAACGAATGGGTTCAGGACAAGGGCAACAAGGAACAGAAGCCTGCTGCTCACCCGAATGCCCGTTTCACCGCTCCCGCTTCCCAGTGCCCGAGCATTGCAAGCGAGTGGGAAGATCCGAAGGGTGTGCCCATCAGCGCAATCCTCTTCGGTGGCCGTCGCCCGAAGACCATCCCCTTGGTACACCAGAGCCGCGACTGGAACCACGGTGTCTTCCTTGGTTCGATTGTCGGTTCGGAAATCACCGCAGCTGCACTCGACCTCAAGGTTGGTACCATCCGCCGCGACCCGTTCGCCATGCTTCCGTTCTGCGGATACAACATGGGTGAGTACTTCCAGCACTGGATCAACGTTGGTAAAGCTGCACCGGATGCTGACAAGCTTCCCAAGATTTTCTACGTCAACTGGTTCCGCAAGACTGACGAAGGCAAGTGGCTCTGGCCCGGTTTCGGTGAGAACAGCCGCGTCCTGAAGTGGGTCTTTGAGGCCTGTGAAGGTACTGCAAAGACCATGGAAACCCCGATCGGCATCATGCCCACTCCGGACGCACTCGATCGTCCTGAAGGTGTTACCGAAGAGGATATGAAGGAGCTTCTGGCTGTCGACGTGGAAGGCTGGTTGAAGGAAGTCGCTGACATCCGCGCCAACCACTACCCGAAGTTCGGCGACAAGCTGCCCAAGGAACTCGCTACGTTCCTGGATCAGCTCGAGGCAAACCTCAAGGCTGCCCTGTAA
- a CDS encoding WYL domain-containing protein, whose translation MSQIERIVFINRTIEEEGGVRTAQIATTYQISRRQVLRDIDYLRSHLEAPITYDAAKRWYTYTKEFTLFSNSNERILVLNAIYRSLARSQGIMSTLTDMLSEGLDSGVEKGYRSLSEKIMFITPVQDWPDYDIFNQVCSAMKSELRMTMHYKNARSELSVRHIEPLRLVNYSGRWYLLAFDLKHKQLRTFHLSRIISIVPIQGDRIQKRFGEEELDAFITSGYGIFMGKEVTYVTFRVYGWAKETLATQTWHKEQQLRTVKEGDAEALEVTLPAADLHEILSSLLAFGAAAKPISPPEFVQLYRDSLSDMQKNLEIPLM comes from the coding sequence ATGAGCCAAATAGAACGCATTGTCTTCATCAACCGTACCATTGAGGAGGAGGGTGGGGTCAGAACCGCACAGATTGCCACCACATACCAGATATCCCGTCGTCAGGTCCTCAGGGATATCGACTACCTGCGTAGCCATCTTGAGGCCCCGATCACCTATGATGCGGCCAAGAGGTGGTACACCTATACCAAGGAGTTCACCCTCTTCTCCAATTCAAATGAGCGGATCCTTGTGCTCAATGCCATCTATCGGAGTCTTGCCAGGTCCCAAGGGATCATGAGCACGCTTACCGACATGCTCAGCGAAGGGCTCGACAGTGGGGTGGAGAAGGGCTACCGTTCCCTTTCCGAAAAAATCATGTTCATCACTCCTGTCCAGGATTGGCCCGACTACGACATCTTCAACCAGGTCTGTTCGGCAATGAAGAGTGAACTTCGCATGACCATGCACTACAAGAACGCCCGCTCCGAGCTTTCGGTCAGGCACATCGAGCCGCTGAGACTGGTGAACTACAGCGGGCGGTGGTACCTCCTGGCCTTCGACCTGAAACACAAGCAGCTGAGGACCTTCCATCTTTCAAGGATCATCTCCATCGTTCCCATCCAGGGTGATCGTATCCAAAAGCGATTCGGTGAGGAAGAGCTCGATGCCTTCATCACCAGTGGCTATGGGATCTTTATGGGCAAGGAGGTCACCTATGTCACCTTCCGTGTGTATGGCTGGGCGAAGGAGACCCTCGCCACCCAGACCTGGCATAAGGAACAACAGCTGAGAACCGTCAAGGAAGGGGATGCAGAAGCTTTGGAAGTAACCCTTCCGGCAGCAGACTTGCATGAGATTCTCTCCTCCCTTCTGGCCTTTGGGGCGGCAGCAAAGCCGATCAGTCCCCCTGAGTTTGTCCAGCTCTACCGGGACTCTCTTTCCGACATGCAAAAAAATCTGGAAATTCCTTTGATGTGA
- a CDS encoding solute carrier family 23 protein: protein MANTPSKFVKYGPADKPPMGQWIPLSIQHVFAMFGATILVPILTGLSPSTALFTAGTGTLLYILITGAKVPAFLGSSFAFIPALIAISAAYGLPYAMGGAFVSGLFYTLVAFIIKKSGYNWLNKALPPVVIGSVIVVIGLNLAPTAIGMAMNDASGNYSLYFLMIATVTLALTIIANIFSKGFFSIIPILLGLLGGYFFALIMGLLFPQYALISYQGVKDAAWFGLPTFALPKFNLVASITFIIVSLATICEHLGDTLTISKVVGKDFYKDPGLHRTIAGDGLATLWASFWGGPPNTTYGENIGVLALTRVYSVYVTGGAAVVAVFLSFFPKFGALIQTIPSPVLGGISMLLFGTIASSGLRTLVDSGVNYEDKRNLTISSVILVLGIGGGTLSFMIGKDLTFTLAGVALATLVGILLNLVLPKEQA, encoded by the coding sequence ATGGCCAATACACCATCCAAATTCGTCAAGTACGGACCGGCAGACAAACCGCCGATGGGACAATGGATTCCTCTGAGCATCCAACATGTCTTCGCGATGTTCGGGGCAACCATTCTTGTTCCGATCCTCACTGGGTTGAGTCCCAGTACGGCACTTTTCACCGCAGGTACGGGCACTTTGCTCTACATCCTGATCACCGGTGCAAAAGTACCAGCCTTCTTGGGCTCTTCGTTTGCCTTCATCCCGGCCTTGATAGCCATCAGCGCAGCATACGGCTTGCCCTATGCAATGGGTGGTGCTTTTGTCTCGGGTCTCTTCTACACCTTGGTGGCCTTCATCATCAAGAAGAGCGGATACAACTGGCTGAACAAGGCGCTTCCTCCGGTAGTCATCGGCTCGGTCATCGTGGTCATCGGCCTCAACCTGGCCCCGACTGCCATCGGGATGGCCATGAATGATGCCAGCGGGAACTACAGCCTCTACTTCCTGATGATCGCCACGGTGACGTTGGCCCTTACCATCATCGCGAATATCTTCTCCAAGGGTTTCTTCAGCATCATCCCGATTCTGCTGGGCCTGCTTGGAGGCTACTTCTTTGCCCTTATCATGGGCCTGCTCTTCCCCCAGTATGCCTTGATCAGCTACCAGGGTGTGAAGGATGCCGCTTGGTTCGGACTGCCGACCTTTGCCTTGCCCAAGTTCAATCTGGTGGCAAGCATCACCTTCATCATCGTTTCGCTGGCCACCATCTGTGAGCATCTTGGTGACACCCTTACCATCTCCAAGGTGGTAGGCAAGGACTTCTACAAGGATCCGGGCCTTCACAGGACCATTGCCGGTGATGGACTTGCAACATTGTGGGCATCCTTCTGGGGTGGACCGCCGAACACCACGTATGGCGAGAACATCGGCGTGCTTGCCCTTACCAGGGTCTACAGTGTCTATGTAACCGGAGGAGCTGCCGTGGTTGCGGTCTTCCTCTCGTTCTTCCCCAAGTTCGGAGCTCTCATCCAGACCATTCCTTCTCCCGTTTTGGGAGGCATCTCCATGCTGCTGTTCGGCACCATTGCCTCCAGCGGACTGAGGACCTTGGTCGACAGTGGGGTCAACTATGAGGATAAGCGCAATCTTACGATCAGCAGCGTCATCCTGGTGCTTGGCATCGGTGGGGGAACCCTCTCCTTCATGATCGGCAAGGATCTCACCTTCACGCTTGCAGGTGTTGCCCTTGCAACCCTGGTCGGCATCCTGCTGAACCTGGTGCTTCCCAAAGAACAAGCTTAA
- a CDS encoding iron-containing alcohol dehydrogenase, which produces MSTMSFSIPRTIYYGEGSLGKLAGLQGKRAAIVTGGSSMKKFGFLDQAQALLAEAGIESIIIDGVEPNPSVETVKKGGETMLAFAPDWIVAIGGGSALDAAKVMWCFYEHPELNFEDIIVPGSMPSLRNKAKFIAIPSTSGTASEITAFSVITDTQKHIKYPIVAADMVPDIAILDPVLPMTMPKHITANTGMDVMAHAVEAVASTAATAFTDPYAVQAIKMVLDSLPTAYAEPKNMEARLAMHEASALAGMAFTNASLGLVHSMAHKIGGEFGVTHGLANAILLPYVIAYNRKFSDKYTYAEKLLGLQDLSKAIQEMNKKMDISSCFKDCTEVDFNEAKFKEVLARMSQHAFEDPCTLTNPGKPTAADVQMLFEAAYYGKAVN; this is translated from the coding sequence ATGAGTACCATGAGTTTTTCCATTCCCAGAACCATCTATTATGGTGAAGGCTCGCTTGGCAAGCTTGCAGGATTGCAGGGCAAGCGTGCGGCAATTGTGACTGGGGGAAGTTCGATGAAAAAGTTCGGCTTTCTTGACCAGGCACAGGCCCTTCTGGCCGAGGCCGGCATCGAGTCCATCATCATTGACGGAGTTGAACCCAACCCCTCTGTGGAAACCGTAAAGAAAGGTGGAGAGACCATGCTCGCATTCGCTCCCGATTGGATTGTGGCCATCGGAGGTGGTTCGGCTCTCGATGCTGCAAAGGTCATGTGGTGCTTCTATGAACATCCCGAGCTGAATTTCGAGGATATCATTGTCCCGGGGAGCATGCCTTCGCTGCGCAACAAGGCCAAGTTCATCGCCATCCCCTCCACCAGCGGGACTGCAAGCGAAATCACCGCATTCAGCGTCATCACCGATACCCAGAAACACATCAAGTACCCCATCGTCGCAGCTGACATGGTACCGGATATCGCCATTCTCGACCCAGTACTCCCCATGACCATGCCCAAACACATCACCGCCAATACCGGTATGGACGTCATGGCCCATGCAGTCGAGGCAGTCGCCTCAACCGCGGCAACCGCATTCACCGACCCGTATGCGGTGCAGGCGATCAAGATGGTGCTGGACAGTCTCCCGACAGCCTATGCCGAACCGAAGAATATGGAAGCAAGACTTGCCATGCATGAGGCTTCAGCTCTTGCCGGCATGGCATTCACCAATGCATCCCTTGGTTTGGTACACTCCATGGCACACAAGATCGGAGGGGAGTTTGGCGTCACCCACGGGCTTGCCAATGCCATTCTGCTGCCCTATGTGATCGCCTACAACCGCAAGTTCTCGGACAAATACACCTATGCTGAGAAGCTCCTTGGCCTTCAGGATCTCTCCAAGGCTATCCAGGAGATGAACAAGAAGATGGACATCTCATCCTGCTTCAAGGATTGCACTGAGGTTGATTTCAATGAGGCCAAATTCAAGGAAGTCCTTGCGAGGATGAGCCAGCATGCATTTGAGGATCCTTGCACACTGACCAACCCGGGGAAGCCCACCGCAGCCGATGTACAGATGCTCTTTGAGGCAGCGTACTACGGCAAGGCCGTGAACTGA
- a CDS encoding HRDC domain-containing protein — translation MIDTDAALASLLVTWKEAGITSVAMDFEGEFNLHIYGEHLCLIQLFDGSAYYLVDPFKVSKEALQEFLEDKSLEKIMFDCASDSALVRKQYDILMDGLYDIRVLALALGYTGNLSGLVERYIPDHVTPTGASKKKNQMTNWLLRPLKEEQIQYALSDVEHLFTLRSLLFAEVNEKGLAHDVAHQMQEVGKSKGPDKPGWTKFSSWKYLSKEEKVFLKHFFIARDTLARKYNVPAVRILEKHLLLQMAKDVPATDADFLIYCGKCAPKKLTELTSALKQAKQDALSELGRA, via the coding sequence ATGATTGATACTGATGCTGCTTTGGCTTCGCTTCTTGTCACGTGGAAAGAAGCGGGGATCACCTCGGTTGCCATGGACTTCGAGGGAGAGTTCAATCTCCACATCTATGGTGAACACCTTTGTCTTATCCAGCTCTTCGATGGTTCAGCATACTATCTGGTGGATCCGTTCAAGGTTTCCAAGGAAGCCTTGCAGGAGTTCCTTGAGGATAAGAGTCTTGAGAAAATCATGTTTGACTGTGCCAGCGATTCCGCTCTGGTTCGCAAACAGTATGACATTCTTATGGATGGCCTCTACGACATCAGGGTGCTGGCCCTTGCTTTGGGATATACCGGCAATCTCAGCGGCTTGGTGGAACGCTATATCCCTGACCATGTCACACCAACCGGAGCCAGCAAGAAGAAGAACCAGATGACCAACTGGCTTCTCAGGCCGTTGAAGGAGGAGCAGATCCAGTATGCCCTCTCAGATGTGGAACACCTGTTCACATTGCGCTCCCTGCTGTTTGCAGAGGTGAACGAGAAAGGGCTTGCACACGATGTTGCACATCAGATGCAGGAAGTAGGGAAAAGCAAGGGACCGGATAAGCCGGGGTGGACGAAGTTCTCCTCATGGAAGTACCTCTCCAAGGAAGAGAAAGTATTTCTGAAGCACTTCTTCATCGCCCGCGATACATTGGCCCGCAAGTACAACGTTCCGGCTGTCAGGATTCTGGAAAAACATCTTCTGTTGCAGATGGCAAAGGATGTTCCTGCCACCGATGCGGATTTTCTCATCTATTGCGGAAAATGCGCACCCAAGAAGCTTACCGAGCTGACATCCGCCTTGAAACAGGCCAAGCAGGATGCCCTTAGCGAGCTTGGCCGAGCCTGA
- a CDS encoding ketopantoate reductase family protein, translating into MNTITLIGCGAVGALYGLRLHQLLGKEQVCFLVDEERKNRYEQDGIFLNGERAQFTFCTPDTAPVSDLVIIATKNHHLEQAIGMMHSVVGPQTAILSLLNGIESERILAKAFGSERVLYSFAVGLDSTHTGNSIIYTKEGRIVFGEKDNSRSERVKAIADLFEKAHIGYVVPEDIHLQLWNKFMLNTAYNTISSLLGATYGNLKQEPVWDLAQRVCKEVQAVAAKEGVTLPDHLIEENHRIVTSLGVAGKTSMCQDMEAGRKTENPWFCGTVIKLGKEHGIPTPTCTTLSNLVEAMESIRLGQAR; encoded by the coding sequence ATGAACACCATCACACTGATCGGATGTGGGGCTGTCGGAGCCCTGTACGGACTGAGACTGCACCAATTGCTGGGAAAGGAGCAGGTCTGCTTTCTCGTGGACGAAGAGCGGAAGAACCGATACGAGCAGGATGGCATCTTCCTCAATGGAGAGAGAGCACAGTTCACCTTCTGCACCCCGGACACGGCACCGGTATCCGATCTGGTCATTATCGCCACCAAGAATCATCATCTTGAGCAGGCGATCGGGATGATGCATTCGGTGGTCGGTCCGCAGACCGCCATCCTCTCGCTGCTCAATGGAATCGAAAGTGAGCGCATCCTTGCCAAAGCGTTCGGAAGCGAGCGGGTGCTCTACAGCTTCGCAGTCGGATTGGACTCAACCCACACAGGCAACTCCATCATCTATACAAAAGAGGGACGGATAGTCTTTGGGGAGAAGGACAACAGCAGAAGCGAGAGGGTCAAGGCCATCGCCGACCTCTTTGAAAAAGCCCATATCGGCTATGTTGTGCCCGAGGATATCCACCTGCAGCTCTGGAACAAGTTCATGCTCAATACCGCTTACAACACCATCAGCAGCCTGCTTGGTGCAACCTACGGAAACCTGAAGCAGGAGCCGGTCTGGGATCTTGCCCAGAGGGTATGCAAGGAAGTACAGGCAGTAGCTGCAAAAGAAGGGGTCACCCTCCCCGATCATCTGATCGAGGAGAATCATAGGATCGTGACCTCACTTGGGGTTGCAGGAAAAACCTCCATGTGCCAAGACATGGAGGCTGGAAGAAAAACCGAGAACCCCTGGTTCTGCGGAACGGTCATCAAGCTCGGCAAGGAGCATGGCATTCCTACCCCGACCTGCACCACACTTTCAAATCTGGTGGAGGCCATGGAAAGCATCAGGCTCGGCCAAGCTCGCTAA
- a CDS encoding M20/M25/M40 family metallo-hydrolase, with translation MQTMVDSFLSLVSFDSPSFEEDRLALYLEHKLLSLGLSTQYDEAGNLYAYLPGSGPTVLLNAHMDTVELARGAKPVIEHGIIRTDGTTALGADDKAALAAILSVLETIREKGLEHPNLVVLFTTAEEQGLLGAKKIDPSLLAGVDYAFTLDASQDVGLAITAAPSYDRIEAIFTGKGAHAGFKPETGISAIQMGSDAVSAMHLLRIDEETTANIGSFIAEGAKNIVCDKATLVFEARSLSNEKLEKQVSSMKEALEASAAKHGGAVQIIHDRLYDAYRHHPEAPVLQVFRKACETLSLPLREEPTLGGSDANILNALGIPALVCSIGYEEAHTKGEYITIEQLEKLYLLTMELATL, from the coding sequence ATGCAAACTATGGTAGACAGCTTTCTCTCCCTCGTCTCGTTTGACTCCCCTTCCTTTGAGGAGGATCGGTTGGCCCTGTATCTGGAACACAAGCTGCTTTCGTTGGGCCTGAGCACCCAATACGACGAAGCTGGGAACCTCTATGCCTACCTACCGGGAAGCGGGCCTACGGTACTGCTCAACGCCCATATGGATACCGTGGAGCTGGCCCGGGGTGCAAAGCCGGTAATTGAGCATGGCATCATCAGAACCGACGGCACCACTGCCCTCGGGGCCGATGACAAGGCTGCGCTTGCTGCAATTCTCTCTGTCTTGGAGACCATCAGGGAGAAAGGTCTGGAGCATCCCAACCTCGTGGTGCTCTTCACCACGGCAGAAGAGCAAGGCTTGCTTGGCGCGAAAAAGATCGACCCTTCGCTCCTTGCAGGCGTGGATTACGCCTTCACCCTCGATGCTTCCCAGGATGTCGGACTCGCCATCACCGCAGCCCCCTCCTATGACCGAATCGAAGCAATCTTCACCGGAAAGGGAGCCCATGCCGGCTTCAAGCCGGAAACCGGAATCAGTGCCATCCAGATGGGCAGTGACGCAGTCAGTGCCATGCACCTATTGCGCATCGACGAAGAGACCACCGCAAATATCGGTTCTTTCATCGCCGAGGGAGCAAAGAACATCGTTTGCGACAAGGCAACCCTGGTCTTTGAGGCACGAAGCCTGAGCAATGAGAAACTGGAGAAGCAGGTGTCTTCCATGAAGGAAGCGCTTGAGGCAAGTGCAGCAAAGCATGGAGGAGCGGTGCAAATCATCCACGACCGCCTCTATGATGCCTATCGCCACCATCCAGAGGCCCCAGTCCTGCAGGTCTTCAGAAAAGCATGTGAAACACTTTCACTCCCGCTCAGGGAGGAACCCACCCTCGGCGGCAGTGACGCGAACATTCTCAACGCCTTGGGAATTCCTGCCTTGGTATGCAGCATCGGCTACGAGGAAGCGCATACCAAGGGCGAATACATCACCATCGAACAGCTGGAGAAGCTGTATCTGCTGACCATGGAGCTTGCAACACTATGA